The Corallococcus caeni genome includes a region encoding these proteins:
- a CDS encoding TetR/AcrR family transcriptional regulator, which translates to MGQQKTAPESGTRESERRRTILRAAIDVFARKGYHGCRIADVAKEAGVAYGLVYHYFKNKDELLETVFETGWSGFIARARAVAESEGPLVDKVRRIADVAFEAYRVDPRAVKVLILEIARSPAGARINRQTAFVDVIRLSAQMFTHAKEAGELRPDVDPLLASALLFGSIEMGLTAFVVGLADARDTAMLERAKAQIADSFLHGVLLGGASPKAEPAKHHEPSKHEAVKHEPAKHEPAPDAAPPKREKAAPKARAPKRG; encoded by the coding sequence GTGGGCCAGCAGAAGACGGCGCCAGAGAGCGGGACGCGGGAGAGTGAGCGCCGCCGCACCATCCTGCGAGCCGCCATCGACGTGTTCGCCCGCAAGGGCTACCACGGCTGCCGCATCGCGGACGTCGCCAAGGAGGCGGGCGTCGCGTACGGACTCGTCTACCACTACTTCAAGAACAAGGACGAGCTGCTGGAGACCGTCTTCGAGACGGGCTGGAGCGGCTTCATCGCCCGCGCGCGCGCCGTCGCCGAGAGCGAGGGCCCGCTGGTGGACAAGGTCCGCCGCATCGCGGACGTGGCCTTCGAGGCCTACCGCGTGGACCCCCGCGCGGTGAAGGTGCTCATCCTGGAGATTGCCCGTTCCCCGGCCGGCGCCCGCATCAACCGGCAGACGGCCTTCGTGGACGTCATCCGCCTGAGCGCGCAGATGTTCACCCACGCGAAGGAGGCGGGGGAGCTGCGCCCGGACGTGGATCCGCTGCTCGCGTCCGCGCTGCTCTTCGGCTCCATCGAAATGGGGCTCACCGCGTTCGTCGTGGGGCTGGCGGACGCGCGCGACACGGCGATGCTCGAGCGCGCCAAGGCGCAGATCGCCGACTCCTTCCTCCACGGCGTGCTGCTGGGAGGCGCGTCCCCCAAGGCCGAGCCCGCGAAGCACCACGAGCCCTCGAAGCATGAGGCCGTGAAGCACGAGCCGGCGAAGCACGAGCCCGCGCCGGACGCAGCCCCGCCGAAGCGCGAGAAGGCCGCGCCGA
- a CDS encoding helix-turn-helix domain-containing protein, with translation MSDLGKRIGQRIRELRTQRPERWTQEELAERAQISVSFLSMIERGERVPHVETLAALSNALSVSLGELFTGTEQTPAQTEDLLRPLSDFARARGLNARDVDRLLGVARVMFNGSAA, from the coding sequence GTGTCGGATCTCGGAAAAAGAATTGGTCAGCGCATTCGCGAGCTTCGCACGCAGCGCCCGGAGCGATGGACGCAGGAGGAGCTCGCGGAGCGTGCGCAGATCAGCGTGTCCTTCCTGTCGATGATCGAGCGCGGCGAGCGTGTGCCTCATGTGGAGACCCTGGCGGCGCTTTCCAACGCCCTCAGCGTCAGCCTCGGTGAGCTCTTCACGGGCACCGAGCAGACCCCTGCCCAGACGGAGGACCTGCTGCGTCCGCTGTCGGATTTCGCCCGGGCGCGTGGCCTGAATGCGCGCGACGTGGACCGCCTGCTCGGCGTGGCCCGCGTGATGTTCAACGGCTCGGCGGCCTGA
- a CDS encoding LPS-assembly protein LptD — translation MSFLAPVALTLWVAAQIPLATQVELPTGETVELAADYVVYENDVLTARGHCELRSGPNVLRADEVTYSEATQVATATGNVMFVSGLMAAIADDVRVDLRSNEANVKGGLFMQKKGVTPEALQAAKTPDELRKMGETPVLMSGTRIRRTGETAFSVDGLAFTPCQCGPGEPSWRVEAKEANVKMGERAILTWPVVYVRSVPVFALPWLYLPLAERRSGLLIPRPSNSGLNGFALDAPVFVTLGESYDMTFTPGIITGSGDIDGPRKNEDGSFIKEPRPNGVKGPRLLTEFRYVPSDHTRGRATLGFLYDLRPRLNPTTFAFFRERGDPVGAIVDVKRGLRGEASWQHTQDLGDGWHDRVDAYFVSDGFYTRDLTADLLVQNYNYLRSTAVVYQRKDDRYLGLDVSLRQDLRYPFRFFQTNTIPAEATADNVATNPHGPTTFQRLPALTLALPQRPLFGGRVVGGLHVEYSRLAPLRSGGFADDGFDANFAPLRLFRPEGYPLEYNYFALPQDILEGNGRYDPMEREGRDRVLLSPGLSTSYGLGMWGRLTPSVGLRQAVSVGEVSGRTASRGYPLADLVLDSQLARTFTDGDTLYRHTLAPSVSLRYVPGGWGAGLTALKSNGSGTLPLIYDEWDSAVPLKSDGRVRGFFHAVVAVDQTLRVRKGPTTREPLRLRIGQGFDLSRIAPVAGRDTVQGSVVRDTFARLSASAGVLTAGAVVRMDPTTRDLTQLSADFTIDNGKGNALYARYDDLLAVKQLSIDRGLDPLAQGPDFVRRGVDMLVGDAPRPLPSHNDQVDPSPTERAQALTAGTRIKLGFGLGLRYEALVQPLYKDPISQESQPLAQQTFGVSYGPACDCWRIEGVVILRRNQSPEFAGVNLSVAGFGSFGSGG, via the coding sequence ATGTCCTTCCTTGCTCCGGTCGCCCTGACGCTCTGGGTGGCGGCCCAGATTCCGCTGGCCACGCAGGTGGAGCTGCCCACCGGCGAGACCGTGGAGCTGGCGGCCGACTACGTCGTCTACGAAAACGACGTCCTCACCGCCCGGGGCCACTGCGAATTGCGCAGCGGCCCCAACGTGCTGCGCGCGGACGAGGTGACGTACAGCGAGGCCACGCAGGTGGCCACCGCCACCGGCAACGTGATGTTCGTCAGCGGCCTGATGGCCGCCATCGCGGACGACGTGCGCGTGGACCTGCGCTCCAACGAGGCCAACGTGAAGGGCGGCCTCTTCATGCAGAAGAAGGGCGTCACCCCCGAAGCGCTCCAGGCCGCCAAGACGCCGGACGAGCTGCGCAAGATGGGGGAGACCCCCGTCCTCATGAGCGGCACGCGCATCCGCCGCACCGGGGAGACGGCCTTCTCCGTGGACGGCCTGGCCTTCACCCCGTGCCAGTGCGGTCCCGGTGAGCCCAGCTGGCGCGTGGAGGCGAAGGAGGCCAACGTGAAGATGGGCGAGCGCGCCATCCTCACCTGGCCCGTGGTGTACGTGCGCTCGGTGCCGGTGTTCGCGCTGCCGTGGCTGTACCTGCCCCTGGCCGAGCGCCGCTCCGGCCTGCTCATCCCCCGGCCGTCCAACTCCGGCCTCAACGGCTTCGCGCTGGACGCGCCCGTCTTCGTCACGCTGGGGGAGAGCTACGACATGACGTTCACCCCGGGCATCATCACGGGCAGCGGCGACATCGACGGGCCCCGCAAGAACGAGGACGGCTCTTTCATCAAGGAGCCCCGACCCAATGGCGTGAAGGGACCCCGGTTGCTCACCGAGTTCCGCTACGTCCCCAGCGACCACACGCGCGGCCGGGCCACGCTGGGCTTCCTGTACGACCTGCGGCCCCGGCTCAACCCCACCACCTTCGCCTTCTTCCGCGAGCGGGGTGATCCGGTCGGCGCCATCGTTGACGTGAAGCGCGGCCTGCGGGGCGAGGCCTCCTGGCAGCACACGCAGGACCTGGGCGACGGCTGGCATGACCGGGTGGACGCGTACTTCGTGTCGGACGGCTTCTACACGCGCGACCTCACCGCCGACCTGCTGGTGCAGAACTACAACTACCTGCGCAGCACCGCGGTCGTGTACCAGCGCAAGGACGACCGCTACCTGGGGCTGGACGTGTCGCTGCGCCAGGACCTGCGCTACCCCTTCCGCTTCTTCCAGACGAACACCATCCCCGCCGAGGCCACGGCGGACAACGTCGCCACCAACCCCCACGGCCCGACGACGTTCCAGCGCCTCCCGGCCCTCACCCTGGCCCTGCCCCAGCGGCCCCTCTTCGGCGGGCGCGTGGTGGGCGGCCTCCACGTGGAGTACAGCCGGCTGGCGCCCCTGCGCAGCGGAGGCTTCGCGGACGACGGCTTCGACGCGAACTTCGCGCCCCTGCGCCTGTTCCGTCCGGAAGGCTACCCGCTGGAGTACAACTACTTCGCGCTGCCCCAGGACATCCTGGAGGGCAACGGCCGCTACGACCCCATGGAGCGCGAGGGCCGCGACCGCGTGCTGCTGTCCCCGGGCCTGTCCACGTCCTACGGGCTGGGCATGTGGGGCCGGCTGACGCCTTCTGTGGGGCTGCGCCAGGCCGTGTCCGTGGGCGAGGTCTCCGGCCGCACCGCCTCGCGCGGCTACCCGCTGGCGGACCTGGTGCTGGACTCGCAACTGGCGCGCACCTTCACGGACGGCGACACGCTCTATCGCCACACACTGGCCCCGTCGGTGAGCCTGCGCTACGTGCCCGGCGGCTGGGGCGCGGGGCTCACCGCCCTGAAGTCCAACGGCTCCGGCACGCTGCCCCTCATCTACGACGAGTGGGACTCCGCGGTGCCCCTCAAGTCCGACGGCCGCGTGCGCGGTTTCTTCCACGCCGTGGTCGCCGTGGACCAGACGTTGCGCGTCCGCAAGGGGCCCACCACCCGCGAACCGCTGCGCCTGCGCATCGGCCAGGGCTTCGACCTGTCCCGCATCGCGCCCGTGGCGGGCCGGGACACGGTGCAGGGCAGCGTCGTGCGCGACACCTTCGCGCGCCTGTCCGCCAGCGCCGGCGTCCTCACCGCGGGCGCGGTCGTGCGCATGGATCCCACGACGCGAGACCTCACCCAGCTGTCCGCGGACTTCACCATCGACAACGGCAAGGGCAACGCGCTGTACGCTCGCTACGACGACCTGCTCGCCGTGAAACAATTGTCAATTGACCGTGGGTTGGATCCCTTGGCACAGGGACCTGATTTCGTACGGCGGGGCGTGGACATGCTGGTGGGAGACGCACCTCGTCCCCTGCCGTCCCACAACGACCAGGTCGACCCCTCTCCGACCGAACGGGCACAGGCTCTCACTGCCGGTACGCGAATCAAACTCGGATTCGGGCTCGGATTGCGATACGAAGCGTTGGTGCAACCGCTTTATAAGGATCCGATTTCCCAGGAAAGTCAGCCTCTTGCACAGCAGACATTTGGCGTGTCCTACGGACCCGCCTGTGACTGCTGGCGCATCGAGGGGGTGGTGATCCTGCGGCGCAATCAGTCGCCGGAATTCGCCGGCGTTAATCTGAGTGTGGCCGGTTTCGGGTCCTTCGGGTCGGGAGGATAG
- a CDS encoding AMIN domain-containing protein, translating into MKGFAVSLLGLWLVPLVALAQQPADFNTITSVTVNGGTVEITGSKKPDFNSFTMTDPPRLVIDVSGAVFQGVAEEQPVGNGTVTGIRTQAYGTESSSIARILIGYEREVETDIQSSGNKLVVKVLGSGGGTAVAQAMPAEGQGTPAQQGTAVAANTPAGANAQDAARAAASDREAQEKAVKAAADAARAEREAQEKAAAEAAARAKADADAERKKQEDARLASQRQDEERRKSEEAAVAERKRQEEEAQAAAKRAEDERRATAQAAADQKRQREEEAKTAAEQKKAAAQAAAEERQAAAKTAAEQKKAAAQTAAEEKRLKDEERRAAAQARREEQQSAREAAAEAKRQQAAEARERRQQQTVASREPRARPSQGSAAAESRESGGGAVSSRRKTMTLVGFQQQPDSSRVFVRTNEPVRYSVSGSGNQVVLELENTRVVESNNTLPLDTHFFPSAVSRVEAFSGAGNTVRVVIQLKQGVRYETRQEGGLITLDFPRPGR; encoded by the coding sequence ATGAAGGGCTTCGCGGTGTCGCTGCTCGGATTGTGGCTCGTGCCGCTGGTGGCGCTGGCGCAGCAGCCGGCGGACTTCAACACCATCACGTCCGTCACCGTGAACGGCGGCACGGTGGAGATCACCGGCAGCAAGAAGCCGGACTTCAACAGCTTCACCATGACGGATCCGCCCCGGCTCGTCATCGACGTGTCCGGCGCCGTCTTCCAGGGCGTGGCGGAGGAGCAGCCGGTGGGCAACGGCACCGTGACGGGCATCCGCACCCAGGCCTACGGCACGGAGTCCTCGTCCATCGCGCGCATCCTCATCGGCTACGAGCGCGAGGTGGAGACGGACATCCAGTCCTCCGGCAACAAGCTGGTGGTGAAGGTCCTGGGCAGCGGAGGCGGCACGGCCGTCGCGCAGGCCATGCCCGCGGAAGGGCAGGGGACGCCGGCGCAGCAGGGCACCGCCGTCGCGGCCAACACGCCCGCCGGGGCCAACGCCCAGGACGCGGCCCGCGCCGCCGCGTCGGACCGCGAGGCGCAGGAGAAGGCCGTGAAGGCTGCCGCCGACGCCGCCCGGGCGGAGCGCGAGGCCCAGGAGAAGGCCGCCGCCGAGGCCGCCGCCCGCGCCAAGGCGGACGCGGACGCGGAGCGCAAGAAGCAGGAAGACGCCCGCCTCGCCTCGCAGCGCCAGGACGAGGAGCGCCGCAAGTCCGAGGAGGCCGCCGTCGCGGAGCGCAAGCGCCAGGAGGAGGAGGCCCAGGCCGCCGCGAAGCGCGCCGAGGACGAGCGCCGCGCCACCGCCCAGGCCGCCGCCGACCAGAAGCGCCAGCGGGAGGAAGAGGCGAAGACGGCCGCGGAGCAGAAGAAGGCCGCCGCGCAGGCCGCCGCCGAGGAGCGCCAGGCCGCCGCGAAGACGGCCGCGGAGCAGAAGAAGGCCGCCGCGCAGACCGCCGCCGAGGAGAAGCGCCTGAAGGACGAGGAGCGCCGCGCCGCCGCTCAGGCCCGCCGCGAGGAGCAGCAGTCGGCCCGCGAGGCCGCCGCCGAGGCGAAGCGCCAGCAGGCAGCCGAGGCTCGCGAGCGCCGCCAGCAGCAGACCGTGGCGTCCCGCGAGCCCCGCGCCCGTCCCAGCCAGGGCAGCGCCGCGGCCGAGTCGCGCGAGAGCGGCGGGGGCGCGGTGTCTTCGCGCCGCAAGACGATGACGCTGGTGGGCTTCCAGCAGCAGCCGGACAGCTCCCGCGTGTTCGTGCGCACCAACGAGCCGGTGCGCTACTCGGTGAGCGGCTCCGGCAACCAGGTGGTGCTGGAACTGGAGAACACGCGCGTGGTGGAGTCCAACAACACGCTGCCCCTGGACACGCACTTCTTCCCGTCGGCCGTGTCGCGGGTGGAGGCCTTCTCCGGGGCGGGCAACACGGTGCGCGTCGTCATCCAGCTGAAGCAGGGGGTTCGTTATGAGACACGCCAGGAAGGCGGCCTCATCACCCTCGACTTCCCGCGCCCGGGCCGGTAG
- a CDS encoding alpha/beta fold hydrolase: MRLPDWRSALPGPPMPTVDEVDFRALYSKTNYVVETADGWSLVITRYRPVKQAFAQPLFGEPLLLVHGFSQNRHTWTSGQFVKNLLFFGVDIHILELRGHGKSSIAFQKERAERFKRPLPQDLDYGWDLDSYFLYDLPAAVSGVKRITRRERVFYCGHSMGGMLGYGYAGIHDDFEGLITIGSPADLGRGFMLLRALAHGSPLVAGAVDLTLGGLNLNRRATSLGRSLLAKGAGAFSPALQKRLEPDASKPLVFNAVPVDVVLKWVERQLSQADESALYQRFTRRLNRLINTERVSRDDIRWLLREGGEREPRKVIEQFAKWIRRGEMVCYRTDYDFKRGFGKIEIPMAIIFGDLDPLASVESTRSVYRAAKSEYLLWRPVKGNSHVELTMGHDIRQICYDIKNLIEYTRTHRTRSPALPRLR, translated from the coding sequence ATGCGCCTGCCGGACTGGAGATCAGCGCTTCCGGGACCCCCGATGCCCACCGTCGACGAGGTCGATTTCCGGGCGCTGTACTCCAAGACGAACTACGTGGTGGAGACGGCGGACGGCTGGTCGCTGGTCATCACGCGCTACCGGCCGGTGAAACAGGCGTTCGCGCAGCCGCTGTTCGGTGAGCCGCTGCTGCTGGTGCACGGCTTCTCCCAGAACCGGCACACGTGGACGAGCGGCCAGTTCGTCAAGAACCTGCTCTTCTTCGGCGTGGACATCCACATCCTGGAGCTGCGCGGGCACGGCAAGAGCTCCATCGCCTTCCAGAAGGAGCGCGCCGAGCGCTTCAAGCGCCCGCTGCCGCAGGACCTGGACTACGGCTGGGACCTGGACAGCTACTTCCTCTACGACCTGCCGGCGGCCGTCTCCGGCGTCAAGCGCATCACCCGGCGCGAGCGCGTCTTCTACTGCGGCCACTCCATGGGCGGCATGCTGGGCTACGGCTACGCCGGCATCCACGACGACTTCGAGGGGCTCATCACCATCGGGTCGCCCGCGGACCTGGGGCGCGGCTTCATGCTGCTGCGCGCGCTGGCGCACGGCTCGCCGCTGGTCGCCGGCGCGGTGGACCTGACGCTGGGCGGGCTGAACCTCAACCGCCGCGCGACGTCGCTGGGCCGCTCGCTGCTGGCGAAGGGGGCGGGCGCCTTCAGCCCCGCGCTCCAGAAGCGCCTGGAGCCGGACGCGTCCAAGCCCCTGGTGTTCAACGCGGTGCCGGTGGACGTGGTGCTCAAGTGGGTGGAGCGGCAGCTGTCGCAGGCGGACGAGTCCGCGCTGTATCAGCGCTTCACGCGCAGGCTGAACCGGCTCATCAACACGGAGCGTGTCAGCCGCGACGACATCCGCTGGCTGCTGCGCGAGGGCGGCGAGCGCGAGCCGCGCAAGGTGATTGAACAGTTCGCCAAGTGGATCCGCCGGGGCGAGATGGTCTGCTACCGCACGGACTACGACTTCAAGCGCGGCTTCGGGAAGATTGAAATCCCCATGGCCATCATCTTCGGGGACCTGGATCCGCTGGCGTCCGTGGAGTCCACGCGCAGCGTGTACCGCGCCGCGAAGAGCGAATACCTGCTGTGGCGGCCGGTGAAGGGCAACAGCCACGTCGAGCTGACGATGGGGCACGACATCCGGCAGATCTGCTACGACATCAAGAACCTCATCGAGTACACGCGCACGCACCGCACGCGCTCGCCCGCCCTGCCGCGCTTGCGTTGA
- a CDS encoding bifunctional folylpolyglutamate synthase/dihydrofolate synthase, translating into MDAPRTPEEALRFFQALNPSGIKLGLERVRDALASLDHPERDYPALHVAGTNGKGSTCAFVARALEAAGHRVGLYTSPHLVRVNERIRVCGEDIPDDVFGQRILEVLERYPSALTEPMTYFEFGTVVALWHFSRERVDVAVLETGLGGRLDATTAANPVVTCVTPVSFDHMEYLGHTLREIAGEKAGIFKAGVPVVLSKQEPEALDSLVRRAEQLGVPVRLEGRDFGIVPGSNDTLSYRGADWSLDGITLALRGPYQRQNAAVALACLEALQARGVAVTPEAAREGLATARWPGRLEELARGPTVVVDGAHNPAGVAVLLEALRALYAGRPLHLVFGVVADKDRGPMMRALFPLAASVHLTPLDTPRSLAPERYIAEARVLCSRVVSHASLEEALAGARADAVGRPDGVVLATGSLFLVGAVKRLVDRSLGAMQQQQ; encoded by the coding sequence ATGGACGCCCCACGGACTCCGGAAGAAGCCCTGCGCTTCTTCCAGGCGCTCAACCCCTCCGGCATCAAGCTGGGGCTGGAGCGGGTGAGGGACGCGCTCGCCTCGCTGGACCACCCCGAGCGCGACTACCCGGCGCTGCACGTCGCCGGCACCAACGGCAAGGGCAGCACCTGCGCCTTCGTGGCGCGTGCGCTGGAGGCCGCCGGCCACCGCGTGGGGCTCTACACGTCCCCCCACCTGGTGCGCGTCAACGAGCGGATCCGCGTCTGTGGCGAGGACATCCCGGACGACGTCTTCGGGCAGCGCATCCTGGAGGTGCTGGAGCGCTATCCGTCCGCGCTGACGGAGCCGATGACGTACTTCGAGTTCGGCACCGTGGTCGCGCTCTGGCACTTCTCCCGCGAGCGCGTGGACGTGGCCGTGCTGGAGACGGGGCTGGGCGGCCGGCTGGACGCCACCACCGCCGCGAACCCCGTCGTGACGTGCGTCACCCCCGTGTCCTTCGACCACATGGAGTACCTGGGCCACACGCTCCGGGAGATTGCTGGGGAGAAGGCCGGCATCTTCAAGGCGGGCGTGCCGGTGGTGCTCTCGAAGCAGGAGCCGGAGGCCCTGGACTCGCTCGTGCGCCGCGCGGAGCAACTGGGCGTGCCCGTGCGGCTGGAGGGCCGCGACTTCGGCATCGTCCCGGGGTCCAATGACACGCTGTCATATCGGGGCGCTGACTGGTCGCTCGACGGCATCACGCTCGCGCTGCGCGGTCCGTATCAACGGCAGAACGCGGCGGTGGCCCTGGCCTGCCTGGAGGCCCTTCAGGCCCGGGGCGTGGCGGTGACACCGGAGGCCGCGCGCGAGGGCCTGGCCACCGCGCGCTGGCCGGGGCGGCTGGAGGAGCTGGCGCGGGGCCCGACGGTGGTGGTGGATGGCGCACACAACCCGGCGGGCGTGGCGGTGCTGCTGGAGGCCCTGCGCGCCCTCTACGCGGGCAGGCCGCTGCACCTCGTCTTCGGGGTGGTGGCGGACAAGGACCGGGGGCCGATGATGCGGGCCCTGTTTCCGCTGGCAGCCTCCGTACACCTCACGCCGCTGGACACGCCGCGCTCGCTTGCCCCGGAGCGATACATCGCTGAAGCACGGGTTTTGTGTTCACGGGTCGTCTCGCACGCCTCCCTGGAGGAGGCCCTTGCGGGAGCGAGGGCCGATGCAGTGGGTCGTCCGGACGGCGTCGTGTTGGCGACGGGCTCATTGTTCCTGGTAGGCGCCGTGAAGCGATTGGTCGACCGAAGCCTTGGCGCAATGCAGCAGCAGCAGTAA
- the accD gene encoding acetyl-CoA carboxylase, carboxyltransferase subunit beta: protein MAWFSKKPRIAVDSEPAAEPQPSRMQGLWAKCEQCDEIIYRQELEKNWMVCMHCEHHHAWTARARLAATLDPDSFEEFDKELEPQDPLGFTDSKKYKDRLKSTRKNLEENDAFISGVGRIEGHPVSVGCFVFEFMGGSMGSVVGEKVTRVFERAFELKCPAVVFSASGGARMQEGIFSLMQMAKTSAAIARFRTSGKPYISVMLNPTTGGVAASFSWLGDIILAEPKALIGFAGPRVIEQTIRQKLPEGFQRSEFLLDHGMIDAIVHRKELRGKLGQLMGMLG from the coding sequence ATGGCCTGGTTCTCCAAGAAGCCCCGCATCGCCGTCGACTCCGAGCCCGCCGCCGAGCCCCAGCCCTCCCGCATGCAGGGCCTCTGGGCCAAGTGCGAGCAGTGCGACGAAATCATCTACCGCCAGGAGCTCGAGAAGAACTGGATGGTGTGCATGCACTGCGAGCACCATCACGCCTGGACGGCTCGCGCGCGCCTCGCGGCCACGCTGGATCCGGACTCCTTCGAGGAGTTCGACAAGGAGCTGGAGCCCCAGGACCCGCTCGGCTTCACCGACTCCAAGAAGTACAAGGACCGGCTGAAGTCCACGCGCAAGAACCTGGAGGAGAACGACGCGTTCATCTCCGGCGTGGGCCGCATCGAGGGCCACCCCGTCTCCGTGGGCTGCTTCGTCTTCGAGTTCATGGGCGGCTCCATGGGCTCCGTGGTGGGTGAGAAGGTCACGCGCGTGTTCGAGCGCGCCTTCGAGCTCAAGTGCCCCGCGGTGGTGTTCTCCGCCTCCGGCGGCGCGCGCATGCAGGAGGGCATCTTCTCCCTGATGCAGATGGCGAAGACGTCCGCGGCGATTGCCCGCTTCCGCACCAGCGGCAAGCCGTACATCTCCGTGATGCTCAACCCCACGACGGGCGGCGTGGCCGCGTCCTTCTCCTGGCTGGGCGACATCATCCTCGCGGAGCCCAAGGCCCTCATCGGCTTCGCCGGCCCGCGCGTCATCGAGCAGACCATCCGCCAGAAGCTGCCGGAGGGCTTCCAGCGCTCGGAGTTCCTGCTGGACCACGGGATGATCGACGCCATCGTCCACCGCAAGGAGCTGCGCGGGAAGCTGGGCCAGCTGATGGGCATGCTGGGGTAG
- a CDS encoding MBL fold metallo-hydrolase, with translation MKLQVLGCHGGELPTCRSTCFLVDDVLALDAGALTGTLSLEQLCKVDDVLVGHSHFDHVKDLPLLADLVIGRRDRPVTIHASRECAKALRENMFNNSLWPDFTRIPTRHKPVLAIKTFRAGSTFQVGPYTVKSVPVSHPVESCAFIISDGKSSLAMSGDTGPTDKLWKALNATKNLKALLLEASFPNSLQALADISGHLTPATVGSELRKFDRNGAQVMLYHLKPAFVTQLKKELAPLPVNVLELGETFQF, from the coding sequence AGCTTCCCACGTGCAGGAGCACCTGCTTCCTCGTGGACGACGTGCTCGCGCTCGACGCGGGCGCACTCACCGGGACGCTCTCGCTGGAGCAGCTGTGCAAGGTGGACGACGTGCTCGTCGGCCACAGCCACTTCGACCACGTGAAGGACCTGCCGCTGCTCGCCGACCTCGTCATCGGCCGGCGCGACAGGCCCGTCACCATCCATGCCTCCCGCGAGTGCGCCAAGGCGCTGCGCGAGAACATGTTCAACAACTCGCTGTGGCCGGACTTCACGCGCATCCCCACGCGCCACAAGCCCGTCCTGGCCATCAAGACCTTCCGCGCCGGCAGCACCTTCCAGGTGGGCCCCTACACCGTGAAGAGCGTGCCGGTGAGCCACCCCGTGGAGTCGTGCGCCTTCATCATCAGCGACGGCAAGTCGTCGCTCGCCATGAGCGGCGACACCGGCCCCACGGACAAGCTGTGGAAGGCGCTCAACGCCACGAAGAACCTGAAGGCGCTGCTGCTGGAGGCCAGCTTCCCCAACAGCCTCCAGGCCCTGGCGGACATCTCCGGCCACCTGACGCCCGCCACCGTGGGCTCGGAGCTGCGCAAGTTCGACCGCAACGGCGCCCAGGTGATGCTCTACCACCTGAAGCCCGCGTTCGTGACCCAGCTCAAGAAGGAGCTGGCCCCGCTGCCCGTGAACGTCCTGGAGCTGGGGGAGACGTTCCAGTTCTAG